In a single window of the Elaeis guineensis isolate ETL-2024a chromosome 4, EG11, whole genome shotgun sequence genome:
- the LOC105044046 gene encoding myb-related protein 308 has product MGRSPCCEKAHTNKGAWTKEEDDRLIAYIRAHGEGCWRSLPKAAGLLRCGKSCRLRWINYLRPDLKRGNFTEEEDELIIKLHSLLGNKWSLIAGRLPGRTDNEIKNYWNTHIRRKLLSRGIDPATHRPIHAPLSDFTITFAKGEKKDVKILRRDEEKTGRSCTREESAPWRQYRCPDLNLELSISPPFQQPVEPIKGERRSLCFNCSLGLQGSKECKCNCFLGLGGGVLDYRTVEME; this is encoded by the exons ATGGGAAGGTCTCCATGCTGCGAGAAAGCTCACACCAACAAGGGAGCATGGACCAAGGAGGAAGATGACCGCCTCATCGCCTACATCCGTGCCCATGGCGAGGGATGCTGGCGCTCCCTCCCCAAGGCTGCCGGCTTGCTCCGTTGCGGCAAGAGCTGCCGCCTCCGCTGGATAAACTACCTGCGACCCGATCTTAAGCGCGGCAACTTCACCGAGGAAGAGGATGAGCTCATCATCAAGCTCCATAGCCTTCTCGGCAACAA ATGGTCTCTCATAGCGGGGAGGTTGCCAGGGAGGACCGACAACGAGATAAAGAACTACTGGAACACACATATTAGAAGGAAGTTGTTGAGCCGGGGAATTGACCCTGCCACCCACCGTCCGATCCATGCGCCTCTTTCGGACTTCACCATCACCTTTGCTAAGGGGGAGAAGAAGGATGTGAAAATTCTTCGCCGCGACGAAGAGAAGACTGGCCGCAGCTGCACCAGAGAAGAGTCTGCACCATGGAGGCAATACAGATGCCCGGATCTCAATTTAGAGCTGTCTATAAGCCCTCCTTTCCAACAACCAGTGGAGCCCATCAAGGGAGAGAGGAGATCACTTTGTTTCAACTGCAGCTTGGGGCTGCAGGGGAGCAAGGAGTGCAAGTGTAATTGCTTTCTTGGGCTTGGTGGTGGAGTGTTGGACTATAGAACAGTtgaaatggaatga